The Cytobacillus oceanisediminis genomic interval GCCGTTATCGACTGACTCCCCGAGAAGTTCATATGAGGCTGCACCAATCAGGACACCTGTTCCGAATGCCATAATGTATCCGATCATTTTTTTCCGGATGGGCAAAAACATAGCTGCCAATGCGCCTAAAAGGACTGCTGATCCAGAGACCCCTCCCCATAGTGCAGCATTCCACATCAAGTTCACCCCTTCCATTTTGTTTTGTCTTCTTTAATTATTTCCTTTTGGTCCTTCCTAAAAACCACTATTCAGAATAAGATTAAAAAAGCAGAACCTCGAGGGTTCTGCTTAACTCTATCTAATGGTTTTTAATGCACCGCTCCAGGATATCACCTGGTCAATCATTGCATTCACATTATCGAGATGAAGATCTTGAGGTTTAAATACTGTACCATTTTCAAAATCAGTAAATAAAGACAATGTTGGATGTGTGCGCACATCAGCAATCATCAATTCACCCATGATTCCGCGCAGGTGTTCAGCAGCTCTCGCACCGCCAGTTGATCCATAGCTTACAATTCCTGCAGCTTTATTGTTCCAAGGTTCACGAGCTAGATCAAGTGCATTTTTTAATGCCCCTGTAATACTGTGGTTGTATT includes:
- a CDS encoding NADPH-dependent FMN reductase, whose protein sequence is MGFFNQLFGRKSKEEQTMSEKLNIGIILGSTRQGRVSPQVGSWVKEIADRRGDANYEIIDIADFKLPFLGEADSPGIAEWNEKLNSLDGFIFIVQEYNHSITGALKNALDLAREPWNNKAAGIVSYGSTGGARAAEHLRGIMGELMIADVRTHPTLSLFTDFENGTVFKPQDLHLDNVNAMIDQVISWSGALKTIR